One genomic region from Entelurus aequoreus isolate RoL-2023_Sb linkage group LG14, RoL_Eaeq_v1.1, whole genome shotgun sequence encodes:
- the LOC133664652 gene encoding gastrula zinc finger protein XlCGF57.1-like isoform X2 has translation MPHTHSVKLSLHIKGQAADPLILHSKNEEENPLTPHFKEQENPLTPHIKEEKEDPLNPYFKEEEEDQEPLHIKEEEEEHGISQPKWLEEFPVTGVPVKSEDDEVKGESEEKREAEPPSSSSTQHMTTEADGDHCGGSQADKLLAPLSDSEDTTSHSPDTDDEDSKDDKTCHTDNTHLKCSHCDKTFKYHSHLKVHMRTHTGEKPFICSLCGKGFVESHNLKVHMRRHTGEKPFSCLICGKGFAQSSCLVKHRRRHAGEKTFICSICGKGFVLSNNLKVHMRIHTEEKSFICSICGKGFVESRYLKVHMRTHTGEKPFFCSICGLSFTRKEHLEVHMRTHTGEKPFSCSTCGKGFTQSRCLKRHKRTHTGEKSHSCSICNKSFCDRSNLVAHMRTHPGEKVLSCSVCGERFSYKYQCKKHKCAGENSSSK, from the coding sequence ATGCCACACACCCATAGTGTTAAACTGTCCCTTCACATTAAAGGTCAAGCGGCGGACCCACTGATCTTACACAGCAAAAATGAAGAAGAGAACCCACTGACCCCTCACTTTAAGGAGCAAGAGAACCCGctgacccctcacattaaagaggaaaaggaggacccactgaacccctactttaaagaggaagaggaggaccaagAGCCGctgcacattaaagaggaagaggaggaacacggcATCAGTCAGCCTaaatggttggaggagttcccagtgactggtgtccctgtgaagagtgaagatgatgaggtcaaaggtgaaagtgaggagaagagagaggcggagcctccaagcagcagctcaacacaacacatgacaacagaagctgatggagaccactgtggaggatcacaagcagacaagcttttagctccactatcagatagtgaggacacaacgtcacactctcctgacactgatgatgaagactctaaagatgataagacatgtcacactgacaacactcacttgaaatgttctcactgtgacaaaacattTAAATACCATAGTCatctgaaagtacacatgagaacacacaccggagaaaaaccttttatctgttcactctgtggtaaaggttttgtagaaagtcacaatttgaaagtacacatgagaagacacactggtgaaaaacctttttcttgtttaatctgtggtaaaggttttgcacaaagTTCATGTTTGGTAAAACACAGAAGAAGACACGCTGGAGAAAaaacttttatctgttcaatctgtggtaaaggttttgttctAAGTAACaatttgaaagtgcacatgagaatTCATACCGAAGAAAAAAGTTTTATCTGTTCaatatgtggtaaaggttttgtagaaagtcgctatttgaaagtacacatgagaacacacactggtgaaaaaccttttttttgttcaatctgtggcttaTCTTTTACAAGGAAGGAACATTTGgaagtgcacatgagaacacacactggtgaaaaacctttttcctgttcaacttgtggtaaaggttttacacaaagtcgtTGTTTGAAAAGACACAAGAGAACGCACACTGGGGAAAAATcacattcctgttcaatctgcaacaAAAGCTTTTGTGACCGATCAAACCTtgtagcacacatgagaacacacccaggagagaaagtgttgagttgcagtgtgtgtggtgaaagattctcttataagtaccagtgtaagaaacacaagtgtgctggtgagaacagcagcagcaaatga
- the LOC133664652 gene encoding zinc finger protein 391-like isoform X1 has protein sequence MLVFSCPADVEEEHLPREQEEEPQPHHIKEEEALPHSHHIKEEDKMPHTHSVKLSLHIKGQAADPLILHSKNEEENPLTPHFKEQENPLTPHIKEEKEDPLNPYFKEEEEDQEPLHIKEEEEEHGISQPKWLEEFPVTGVPVKSEDDEVKGESEEKREAEPPSSSSTQHMTTEADGDHCGGSQADKLLAPLSDSEDTTSHSPDTDDEDSKDDKTCHTDNTHLKCSHCDKTFKYHSHLKVHMRTHTGEKPFICSLCGKGFVESHNLKVHMRRHTGEKPFSCLICGKGFAQSSCLVKHRRRHAGEKTFICSICGKGFVLSNNLKVHMRIHTEEKSFICSICGKGFVESRYLKVHMRTHTGEKPFFCSICGLSFTRKEHLEVHMRTHTGEKPFSCSTCGKGFTQSRCLKRHKRTHTGEKSHSCSICNKSFCDRSNLVAHMRTHPGEKVLSCSVCGERFSYKYQCKKHKCAGENSSSK, from the coding sequence ATGCTGGTTTTCTCCTGTCCCGCAGATGTCGAAGAAGAACATCTTCCTCGTGAGCAAGAAGAAGAGCCACAGCCccaccacattaaagaggaagaagcTTTACCACATTCccatcacattaaagaggaagacaaAATGCCACACACCCATAGTGTTAAACTGTCCCTTCACATTAAAGGTCAAGCGGCGGACCCACTGATCTTACACAGCAAAAATGAAGAAGAGAACCCACTGACCCCTCACTTTAAGGAGCAAGAGAACCCGctgacccctcacattaaagaggaaaaggaggacccactgaacccctactttaaagaggaagaggaggaccaagAGCCGctgcacattaaagaggaagaggaggaacacggcATCAGTCAGCCTaaatggttggaggagttcccagtgactggtgtccctgtgaagagtgaagatgatgaggtcaaaggtgaaagtgaggagaagagagaggcggagcctccaagcagcagctcaacacaacacatgacaacagaagctgatggagaccactgtggaggatcacaagcagacaagcttttagctccactatcagatagtgaggacacaacgtcacactctcctgacactgatgatgaagactctaaagatgataagacatgtcacactgacaacactcacttgaaatgttctcactgtgacaaaacattTAAATACCATAGTCatctgaaagtacacatgagaacacacaccggagaaaaaccttttatctgttcactctgtggtaaaggttttgtagaaagtcacaatttgaaagtacacatgagaagacacactggtgaaaaacctttttcttgtttaatctgtggtaaaggttttgcacaaagTTCATGTTTGGTAAAACACAGAAGAAGACACGCTGGAGAAAaaacttttatctgttcaatctgtggtaaaggttttgttctAAGTAACaatttgaaagtgcacatgagaatTCATACCGAAGAAAAAAGTTTTATCTGTTCaatatgtggtaaaggttttgtagaaagtcgctatttgaaagtacacatgagaacacacactggtgaaaaaccttttttttgttcaatctgtggcttaTCTTTTACAAGGAAGGAACATTTGgaagtgcacatgagaacacacactggtgaaaaacctttttcctgttcaacttgtggtaaaggttttacacaaagtcgtTGTTTGAAAAGACACAAGAGAACGCACACTGGGGAAAAATcacattcctgttcaatctgcaacaAAAGCTTTTGTGACCGATCAAACCTtgtagcacacatgagaacacacccaggagagaaagtgttgagttgcagtgtgtgtggtgaaagattctcttataagtaccagtgtaagaaacacaagtgtgctggtgagaacagcagcagcaaatga
- the LOC133664691 gene encoding LOW QUALITY PROTEIN: H-2 class I histocompatibility antigen, K-D alpha chain-like (The sequence of the model RefSeq protein was modified relative to this genomic sequence to represent the inferred CDS: substituted 1 base at 1 genomic stop codon), producing the protein MMNLLFLFLLVVKTYSVTPVIHSLKYFITASSQVPNFPEYVEVGYVDEVEISYYDNNINETESKQDWMNKITAEDPNYWQRQTXYNVVREHVYTDNFETLKKRFNQTGGVHTFQEMSGCEWNDETDEVKGWRQFSYDGEDFLSLDMKTWTWTAAKQQAFPTKLKLDQEILRLDYYKYYYTEECLSYLKKYVEYGKKVLMRTVFTFILSFFSIFTFILSFSFHLYLHFLLFSPFLPPFYPSVSFFSFILSFSIYLYLLPLLFYPSSSLSPHFYLYSLIFSPS; encoded by the exons ATGATGAACTTGCTGTTCTTATTCCTCCTAGTTGTAAAAACATACAGCGTGACGCCTG TGATTCATTCACTCAAGTATTTCATCACTGCATCCTCCCAAGTTCCAAACTTCCCAGAGTATGTGGAGGTTGGTTATGTTGATGAAGTTGAGATTAGTTACTATGACAACAACATCAATGAAACAGAATCCAAACAGGACTGGATGAACAAAATCACAGCAGAGGATCCAAACTACTGGCAGAGACAAACATAGTACAATGTTGTTAGAGAACATGTCTACACAGACAACTTTGAAACACTTAAGAAGCGTTTCAACCAAACTGGAG GTGTTCACACTTTCCAGGAGATGTCAGGATGTGAATGGAATGATGAGActgatgaggtcaaaggttggAGGCAGTTCAGTTATGATGGAGAAGATTTCCTATCGTTGGACATGAAGACATGGACATGGACTGCAGCAAAACAACAAGCTTTCCCCACCAAACTCAAGTTGGACCAAGAAATACTTAGACTAGACTACTACAAATATTATTACACTGAGGAATGTCTTTCTTACTTGAAGAAGTATGTGGAGTATGGGAAGAAGGTCCTAATGAGAACAG TCTTTACTTTcattctctcctttttttccatctttaccttcattctctcctTTTCGTTCCACCTTTATCTCCATTTTCTCCTTTTCTCTCCATTTTTACCTCCATTTTATCCTTCTGTTTCCTTCTTTTCCTTCATTCTCTCCTTTTCTATCTATCTTTACCTTCTTCCTCTCCTtttctatccatcttcttccctTTCTCCCCatttttacctttattctctcaTTTTCTCTCCATCTTAA